From the Lancefieldella sp. Marseille-Q7238 genome, one window contains:
- a CDS encoding YjbQ family protein translates to MAVYQDTVTVSTAAGRPDFIDIKQQVIDIIAASGISNGIVTCQTTHTTCSVIFEEYVHDTNWQGQEFLQGDLIRFVDKMIPREVEENREYRYPGPKHVQFLVDYHDEHPEFPGEANTILNGDAHLRASLFGSSQTFVVTDGMPATGEFGHIYLVDWDQNRERNRKVKVCVIGE, encoded by the coding sequence ATGGCTGTCTATCAAGATACGGTTACGGTATCAACCGCGGCGGGTCGTCCCGATTTTATCGATATCAAACAGCAAGTAATTGACATCATTGCTGCGTCAGGAATCTCAAATGGCATCGTAACGTGTCAAACGACACATACTACCTGTTCAGTCATTTTTGAGGAGTATGTTCACGATACAAATTGGCAGGGCCAGGAGTTTCTTCAGGGAGATCTGATTCGTTTTGTTGACAAGATGATTCCTCGTGAGGTTGAAGAGAATCGTGAATACCGGTATCCAGGACCAAAACACGTTCAATTTCTTGTGGATTACCATGATGAACATCCTGAGTTTCCGGGAGAGGCAAATACCATTTTGAATGGTGACGCGCACCTGAGAGCTTCTCTTTTTGGCAGCAGTCAAACGTTTGTAGTTACTGACGGCATGCCTGCAACCGGGGAATTTGGTCATATTTATCTGGTTGACTGGGATCAGAATAGAGAGCGTAATCGCAAAGTCAAAGTTTGCGTGATTGGCGAGTAG